A window from Solea senegalensis isolate Sse05_10M linkage group LG15, IFAPA_SoseM_1, whole genome shotgun sequence encodes these proteins:
- the vit gene encoding vitrin isoform X2 has translation MIRASITAICLVLLLSCACRAKPNGSKTKKPKQVVPDIECDVRAGKINLPEFIAKCPAQCKETKQQVYGTGVFASISSICNAAIHSGVITNTGGKVIVRKMAGQNIYKGSNSNGVRSLTLPKWRESFVVSVGKPKKGVIYPSSLDYVPSRPTYVKSSQREAKSPAVTTALPTTTAPAPTTTTTPEPTTTTTTTPVPTTTTTTPPPTTTKARAAVHKVRDTGSGHPYLASVAAASSRKTQTVQGKSPSQVLRGGAYPSRFPQRTSAGLRRPEPGSAIRRQLSSPAGPAYNRVQPGPPERTVTMRESNPTLSRRDWAHASFPRPDWFTGARSPSDVSHAGPDAGYTWSETDTPEISAPRAPDSETIRKMPVDTTQTRVEPVDAWKPEANIYESGFSVREQEPPPRASEPSSQGDPNCKVDLVFLMDGSWSIGKRRFKIQKDFLSDVAQTINVGVNGPMMGIIQYGDDPMTEISLKTYSSSREVKSAIGKIVQKGGLSNVGKALSYIDKHYFSDANGNRGGAPNVAVVLVDGWPTDKVEEASRLARESGINIFFVTIEGPDESERQNLVEANFVDKAVCRTNGYYSLPVTSWFALRKTVQPLVKRVCDTDRLMCSKTCLNANDIAFVIDGSSSVGTGNFRTVLQFVANVTREFEISDTDTRVGAVQYTYEQRLEFAFGQYNNKAELLNAIKRINYWSGGTSTGAAITYAADQLFSKSKPNKRKVMIVITDGRSYDDVRAPALAVHRQGVIAYSIGIAWAAQDELDYIATDPDKEHSFFVDEFDSLYKFVPKIIHNICQEYNSQPRN, from the exons ATGATCAGGGCATCAATCACTGCCATTTGCCTCG tgctcctcctctcctgtgctTGCCGGGCCAAGCCCAATGGATCAAAGACCAAGAAACCAAAGCAAG TTGTTCCAGACATAGAGTGTGATGTCAGGGCAGGAAAGATCAACCTCCCTGAGTTCATCGCCAAGTGTCCTGCACAATGCAAAGAGACAAAGCAGCAAGTCTACGGGACAGGCGTGTTCGCCTCCATCTCCAGCATCTGCAACGCTGCCATCCACAG TGGCGTCATCACAAACACGGGAGGAAAGGTGATCGTGAGGAAGATGGCTGGGCAGAATATTTATAAAGGCAGCAACTCCAATGGGGTGCGATCACTGACTCTCCCAAAATGGAGGGAGTCATTTGTTGTTTCAG tgggGAAGCCTAAGAAAGGAGTCATCTATCCTTCTTCACTGGACTATGTGCCTTCAAGACCAACCTATGTGAAATCAA GTCAAAGGGAGGCCAAATCCCCTGCGGTGACGACAGCACTGCCTACGACAACTGCACCTGCACCCACCACAACTACAACACCTGAACCCACCACCACAACTACCACCACACCCGTgccaaccaccaccaccaccacaccgcCACCCACGACCACCAAAGCACGAGCTGCTGTGCACAAAGTCAGGGACACAG GCAGCGGTCACCCATACCTTGCCTCTGTGGCAGCCGCGAGCTCAA GGAAGACACAAACTGTGCAAGGAAAGAGTCCCAGCCAAG TACTCAGAGGAGGTGCCTATCCAAGTAGATTTCCACAGCGTACCAGTGCAG GTCTGCGGAGACCAGAGCCGGGGTCTGCAATCAGAAGGCAGCTATCCTCTCCAGCTGGTCCAG CTTATAACAGGGTTCAACCAGGCCCACCCGAGCGGACTGTGACCATGAGGGAGTCAAACCCCA CTCTTTCCAGAAGGGACTGGGCGCACGCCTCCTTTCCTCGTCCCGATTGGTTCACTGGAGCTCGAAGTCCATCAG ACGTTAGTCATGCAGGTCCAGACGCAGGATACACGTGGAGCGAGACAGACACACCTGAGATAAGCG CTCCACGAGCCCCTGACTCAGAGACCATCCGAAAGATGCCAGTGGACACAACCCAAACTCGAG TGGAGCCAGTGGATGCCTGGAAACCAGAAGCAAACATTTATGAATCAG gCTTTAGCGTGAGGGAGCAAGAGCCTCCACCTCGAGCATCTGAGCCTTCGTCACAGGGAGACCCAA ATTGTAAGGTGGACCTGGTCTTCCTGATGGACGGCAGCTGGAGCATTGGGAAGCGGCGTTTTAAGATCCAGAAGGACTTCCTGTCTGATGTGGCTCAGACCATCAACGTGGGTGTAAATGGACCCATGATGGGCATCATCCAATACGG GGATGACCCCATGACTGAGATCAGTCTGAAGACGTACTCCAGCTCCAGAGAGGTGAAGTCAGCCATAGGCAAGATTGTGCAGAAGGGAGGACTTTCAAATGTGG GAAAGGCCCTCTCCTACATCGATAAGCACTACTTCAGCGATGCCAATGGAAACCGAGGAGGCGCTCCTAACGTGGCTGTGGTGCTGGTGGACGGCTGGCCCACGGACAAGGTGGAGGAGGCGTCTCGACTCGCCCGTGAGTCTGGGATCAACATATTCTTCGTCACCATCGAGGGCCCTGatgagagtgagagacaaaACCTGGTTGAGGCAAACTTTGTAGACAAG GCCGTGTGTCGGACCAACGGCTACTACTCCCTGCCCGTGACCAGCTGGTTTGCCCTGAGGAAGACCGTGCAGCCCCTGGTGAAGCGAGTCTGCGACACAGACCGCCTGATGTGCAGCAAAACCTGCCTCAACGCCAATGACATCGCCTTCGTCATTGATGGATCCAGCAGCGTGGGAACGGGCAACTTCCGCACGGTGCTGCAGTTTGTCGCCAACGTCACACGGGAGTTTGAGATCTCTGACACGGACACGCGAGTCGGCGCCGTGCAGTACACGTACGAGCAAAGGCTGGAGTTTGCCTTCGGACAGTACAACAACAAGGCAGAGTTGCTGAATGCCATCAAACGCATCAACTACTGGAGCGGCGGGACCAGCACTGGTGCCGCCATCACCTACGCCGCAGATCAGCTCTTCAGCAAATCCAAACCCAACAAGCGCAAGGTCATGATCGTCATCACGGACGGTCGCTCCTATGATGACGTCAGGGCTCCTGCACTGGCCGTGCATCGCCAAG GTGTGATCGCTTACTCCATCGGCATCGCCTGGGCAGCCCAGGACGAGCTGGACTACATCGCCACAGACCCCGACAAGGAGCACTCCTTCTTTGTGGATGAGTTTGACAGCCTCTACAAGTTTGTGCCCAAGATCATCCACAACATCTGCCAGGAGTACAATTCACAGCCCAGGAACTGA
- the vit gene encoding vitrin isoform X4 — translation MIRASITAICLVLLLSCACRAKPNGSKTKKPKQVVPDIECDVRAGKINLPEFIAKCPAQCKETKQQVYGTGVFASISSICNAAIHSGVITNTGGKVIVRKMAGQNIYKGSNSNGVRSLTLPKWRESFVVSVGKPKKGVIYPSSLDYVPSRPTYVKSSQREAKSPAVTTALPTTTAPAPTTTTTPEPTTTTTTTPVPTTTTTTPPPTTTKARAAVHKVRDTGLRRPEPGSAIRRQLSSPAGPAYNRVQPGPPERTVTMRESNPTLSRRDWAHASFPRPDWFTGARSPSDVSHAGPDAGYTWSETDTPEISARDHRPDMSEYERWYYNFGPQPPRAPDSETIRKMPVDTTQTRVEPVDAWKPEANIYESGFSVREQEPPPRASEPSSQGDPNCKVDLVFLMDGSWSIGKRRFKIQKDFLSDVAQTINVGVNGPMMGIIQYGDDPMTEISLKTYSSSREVKSAIGKIVQKGGLSNVGKALSYIDKHYFSDANGNRGGAPNVAVVLVDGWPTDKVEEASRLARESGINIFFVTIEGPDESERQNLVEANFVDKAVCRTNGYYSLPVTSWFALRKTVQPLVKRVCDTDRLMCSKTCLNANDIAFVIDGSSSVGTGNFRTVLQFVANVTREFEISDTDTRVGAVQYTYEQRLEFAFGQYNNKAELLNAIKRINYWSGGTSTGAAITYAADQLFSKSKPNKRKVMIVITDGRSYDDVRAPALAVHRQGVIAYSIGIAWAAQDELDYIATDPDKEHSFFVDEFDSLYKFVPKIIHNICQEYNSQPRN, via the exons ATGATCAGGGCATCAATCACTGCCATTTGCCTCG tgctcctcctctcctgtgctTGCCGGGCCAAGCCCAATGGATCAAAGACCAAGAAACCAAAGCAAG TTGTTCCAGACATAGAGTGTGATGTCAGGGCAGGAAAGATCAACCTCCCTGAGTTCATCGCCAAGTGTCCTGCACAATGCAAAGAGACAAAGCAGCAAGTCTACGGGACAGGCGTGTTCGCCTCCATCTCCAGCATCTGCAACGCTGCCATCCACAG TGGCGTCATCACAAACACGGGAGGAAAGGTGATCGTGAGGAAGATGGCTGGGCAGAATATTTATAAAGGCAGCAACTCCAATGGGGTGCGATCACTGACTCTCCCAAAATGGAGGGAGTCATTTGTTGTTTCAG tgggGAAGCCTAAGAAAGGAGTCATCTATCCTTCTTCACTGGACTATGTGCCTTCAAGACCAACCTATGTGAAATCAA GTCAAAGGGAGGCCAAATCCCCTGCGGTGACGACAGCACTGCCTACGACAACTGCACCTGCACCCACCACAACTACAACACCTGAACCCACCACCACAACTACCACCACACCCGTgccaaccaccaccaccaccacaccgcCACCCACGACCACCAAAGCACGAGCTGCTGTGCACAAAGTCAGGGACACAG GTCTGCGGAGACCAGAGCCGGGGTCTGCAATCAGAAGGCAGCTATCCTCTCCAGCTGGTCCAG CTTATAACAGGGTTCAACCAGGCCCACCCGAGCGGACTGTGACCATGAGGGAGTCAAACCCCA CTCTTTCCAGAAGGGACTGGGCGCACGCCTCCTTTCCTCGTCCCGATTGGTTCACTGGAGCTCGAAGTCCATCAG ACGTTAGTCATGCAGGTCCAGACGCAGGATACACGTGGAGCGAGACAGACACACCTGAGATAAGCG CTCGGGATCACAGGCCTGATATGTCAGAGTATGAGCGCTGGTATTATAACTTTGGACCGCAAC CTCCACGAGCCCCTGACTCAGAGACCATCCGAAAGATGCCAGTGGACACAACCCAAACTCGAG TGGAGCCAGTGGATGCCTGGAAACCAGAAGCAAACATTTATGAATCAG gCTTTAGCGTGAGGGAGCAAGAGCCTCCACCTCGAGCATCTGAGCCTTCGTCACAGGGAGACCCAA ATTGTAAGGTGGACCTGGTCTTCCTGATGGACGGCAGCTGGAGCATTGGGAAGCGGCGTTTTAAGATCCAGAAGGACTTCCTGTCTGATGTGGCTCAGACCATCAACGTGGGTGTAAATGGACCCATGATGGGCATCATCCAATACGG GGATGACCCCATGACTGAGATCAGTCTGAAGACGTACTCCAGCTCCAGAGAGGTGAAGTCAGCCATAGGCAAGATTGTGCAGAAGGGAGGACTTTCAAATGTGG GAAAGGCCCTCTCCTACATCGATAAGCACTACTTCAGCGATGCCAATGGAAACCGAGGAGGCGCTCCTAACGTGGCTGTGGTGCTGGTGGACGGCTGGCCCACGGACAAGGTGGAGGAGGCGTCTCGACTCGCCCGTGAGTCTGGGATCAACATATTCTTCGTCACCATCGAGGGCCCTGatgagagtgagagacaaaACCTGGTTGAGGCAAACTTTGTAGACAAG GCCGTGTGTCGGACCAACGGCTACTACTCCCTGCCCGTGACCAGCTGGTTTGCCCTGAGGAAGACCGTGCAGCCCCTGGTGAAGCGAGTCTGCGACACAGACCGCCTGATGTGCAGCAAAACCTGCCTCAACGCCAATGACATCGCCTTCGTCATTGATGGATCCAGCAGCGTGGGAACGGGCAACTTCCGCACGGTGCTGCAGTTTGTCGCCAACGTCACACGGGAGTTTGAGATCTCTGACACGGACACGCGAGTCGGCGCCGTGCAGTACACGTACGAGCAAAGGCTGGAGTTTGCCTTCGGACAGTACAACAACAAGGCAGAGTTGCTGAATGCCATCAAACGCATCAACTACTGGAGCGGCGGGACCAGCACTGGTGCCGCCATCACCTACGCCGCAGATCAGCTCTTCAGCAAATCCAAACCCAACAAGCGCAAGGTCATGATCGTCATCACGGACGGTCGCTCCTATGATGACGTCAGGGCTCCTGCACTGGCCGTGCATCGCCAAG GTGTGATCGCTTACTCCATCGGCATCGCCTGGGCAGCCCAGGACGAGCTGGACTACATCGCCACAGACCCCGACAAGGAGCACTCCTTCTTTGTGGATGAGTTTGACAGCCTCTACAAGTTTGTGCCCAAGATCATCCACAACATCTGCCAGGAGTACAATTCACAGCCCAGGAACTGA
- the vit gene encoding vitrin isoform X1, with the protein MIRASITAICLVLLLSCACRAKPNGSKTKKPKQVVPDIECDVRAGKINLPEFIAKCPAQCKETKQQVYGTGVFASISSICNAAIHSGVITNTGGKVIVRKMAGQNIYKGSNSNGVRSLTLPKWRESFVVSVGKPKKGVIYPSSLDYVPSRPTYVKSSQREAKSPAVTTALPTTTAPAPTTTTTPEPTTTTTTTPVPTTTTTTPPPTTTKARAAVHKVRDTGSGHPYLASVAAASSRKTQTVQGKSPSQVLRGGAYPSRFPQRTSAGLRRPEPGSAIRRQLSSPAGPAYNRVQPGPPERTVTMRESNPTLSRRDWAHASFPRPDWFTGARSPSDVSHAGPDAGYTWSETDTPEISARDHRPDMSEYERWYYNFGPQPPRAPDSETIRKMPVDTTQTRVEPVDAWKPEANIYESGFSVREQEPPPRASEPSSQGDPNCKVDLVFLMDGSWSIGKRRFKIQKDFLSDVAQTINVGVNGPMMGIIQYGDDPMTEISLKTYSSSREVKSAIGKIVQKGGLSNVGKALSYIDKHYFSDANGNRGGAPNVAVVLVDGWPTDKVEEASRLARESGINIFFVTIEGPDESERQNLVEANFVDKAVCRTNGYYSLPVTSWFALRKTVQPLVKRVCDTDRLMCSKTCLNANDIAFVIDGSSSVGTGNFRTVLQFVANVTREFEISDTDTRVGAVQYTYEQRLEFAFGQYNNKAELLNAIKRINYWSGGTSTGAAITYAADQLFSKSKPNKRKVMIVITDGRSYDDVRAPALAVHRQGVIAYSIGIAWAAQDELDYIATDPDKEHSFFVDEFDSLYKFVPKIIHNICQEYNSQPRN; encoded by the exons ATGATCAGGGCATCAATCACTGCCATTTGCCTCG tgctcctcctctcctgtgctTGCCGGGCCAAGCCCAATGGATCAAAGACCAAGAAACCAAAGCAAG TTGTTCCAGACATAGAGTGTGATGTCAGGGCAGGAAAGATCAACCTCCCTGAGTTCATCGCCAAGTGTCCTGCACAATGCAAAGAGACAAAGCAGCAAGTCTACGGGACAGGCGTGTTCGCCTCCATCTCCAGCATCTGCAACGCTGCCATCCACAG TGGCGTCATCACAAACACGGGAGGAAAGGTGATCGTGAGGAAGATGGCTGGGCAGAATATTTATAAAGGCAGCAACTCCAATGGGGTGCGATCACTGACTCTCCCAAAATGGAGGGAGTCATTTGTTGTTTCAG tgggGAAGCCTAAGAAAGGAGTCATCTATCCTTCTTCACTGGACTATGTGCCTTCAAGACCAACCTATGTGAAATCAA GTCAAAGGGAGGCCAAATCCCCTGCGGTGACGACAGCACTGCCTACGACAACTGCACCTGCACCCACCACAACTACAACACCTGAACCCACCACCACAACTACCACCACACCCGTgccaaccaccaccaccaccacaccgcCACCCACGACCACCAAAGCACGAGCTGCTGTGCACAAAGTCAGGGACACAG GCAGCGGTCACCCATACCTTGCCTCTGTGGCAGCCGCGAGCTCAA GGAAGACACAAACTGTGCAAGGAAAGAGTCCCAGCCAAG TACTCAGAGGAGGTGCCTATCCAAGTAGATTTCCACAGCGTACCAGTGCAG GTCTGCGGAGACCAGAGCCGGGGTCTGCAATCAGAAGGCAGCTATCCTCTCCAGCTGGTCCAG CTTATAACAGGGTTCAACCAGGCCCACCCGAGCGGACTGTGACCATGAGGGAGTCAAACCCCA CTCTTTCCAGAAGGGACTGGGCGCACGCCTCCTTTCCTCGTCCCGATTGGTTCACTGGAGCTCGAAGTCCATCAG ACGTTAGTCATGCAGGTCCAGACGCAGGATACACGTGGAGCGAGACAGACACACCTGAGATAAGCG CTCGGGATCACAGGCCTGATATGTCAGAGTATGAGCGCTGGTATTATAACTTTGGACCGCAAC CTCCACGAGCCCCTGACTCAGAGACCATCCGAAAGATGCCAGTGGACACAACCCAAACTCGAG TGGAGCCAGTGGATGCCTGGAAACCAGAAGCAAACATTTATGAATCAG gCTTTAGCGTGAGGGAGCAAGAGCCTCCACCTCGAGCATCTGAGCCTTCGTCACAGGGAGACCCAA ATTGTAAGGTGGACCTGGTCTTCCTGATGGACGGCAGCTGGAGCATTGGGAAGCGGCGTTTTAAGATCCAGAAGGACTTCCTGTCTGATGTGGCTCAGACCATCAACGTGGGTGTAAATGGACCCATGATGGGCATCATCCAATACGG GGATGACCCCATGACTGAGATCAGTCTGAAGACGTACTCCAGCTCCAGAGAGGTGAAGTCAGCCATAGGCAAGATTGTGCAGAAGGGAGGACTTTCAAATGTGG GAAAGGCCCTCTCCTACATCGATAAGCACTACTTCAGCGATGCCAATGGAAACCGAGGAGGCGCTCCTAACGTGGCTGTGGTGCTGGTGGACGGCTGGCCCACGGACAAGGTGGAGGAGGCGTCTCGACTCGCCCGTGAGTCTGGGATCAACATATTCTTCGTCACCATCGAGGGCCCTGatgagagtgagagacaaaACCTGGTTGAGGCAAACTTTGTAGACAAG GCCGTGTGTCGGACCAACGGCTACTACTCCCTGCCCGTGACCAGCTGGTTTGCCCTGAGGAAGACCGTGCAGCCCCTGGTGAAGCGAGTCTGCGACACAGACCGCCTGATGTGCAGCAAAACCTGCCTCAACGCCAATGACATCGCCTTCGTCATTGATGGATCCAGCAGCGTGGGAACGGGCAACTTCCGCACGGTGCTGCAGTTTGTCGCCAACGTCACACGGGAGTTTGAGATCTCTGACACGGACACGCGAGTCGGCGCCGTGCAGTACACGTACGAGCAAAGGCTGGAGTTTGCCTTCGGACAGTACAACAACAAGGCAGAGTTGCTGAATGCCATCAAACGCATCAACTACTGGAGCGGCGGGACCAGCACTGGTGCCGCCATCACCTACGCCGCAGATCAGCTCTTCAGCAAATCCAAACCCAACAAGCGCAAGGTCATGATCGTCATCACGGACGGTCGCTCCTATGATGACGTCAGGGCTCCTGCACTGGCCGTGCATCGCCAAG GTGTGATCGCTTACTCCATCGGCATCGCCTGGGCAGCCCAGGACGAGCTGGACTACATCGCCACAGACCCCGACAAGGAGCACTCCTTCTTTGTGGATGAGTTTGACAGCCTCTACAAGTTTGTGCCCAAGATCATCCACAACATCTGCCAGGAGTACAATTCACAGCCCAGGAACTGA
- the vit gene encoding vitrin isoform X3 — MIRASITAICLVLLLSCACRAKPNGSKTKKPKQVVPDIECDVRAGKINLPEFIAKCPAQCKETKQQVYGTGVFASISSICNAAIHSGVITNTGGKVIVRKMAGQNIYKGSNSNGVRSLTLPKWRESFVVSVGKPKKGVIYPSSLDYVPSRPTYVKSSQREAKSPAVTTALPTTTAPAPTTTTTPEPTTTTTTTPVPTTTTTTPPPTTTKARAAVHKVRDTGSGHPYLASVAAASSRKTQTVQGKSPSQVLRGGAYPSRFPQRTSAGLRRPEPGSAIRRQLSSPAGPALSRRDWAHASFPRPDWFTGARSPSDVSHAGPDAGYTWSETDTPEISARDHRPDMSEYERWYYNFGPQPPRAPDSETIRKMPVDTTQTRVEPVDAWKPEANIYESGFSVREQEPPPRASEPSSQGDPNCKVDLVFLMDGSWSIGKRRFKIQKDFLSDVAQTINVGVNGPMMGIIQYGDDPMTEISLKTYSSSREVKSAIGKIVQKGGLSNVGKALSYIDKHYFSDANGNRGGAPNVAVVLVDGWPTDKVEEASRLARESGINIFFVTIEGPDESERQNLVEANFVDKAVCRTNGYYSLPVTSWFALRKTVQPLVKRVCDTDRLMCSKTCLNANDIAFVIDGSSSVGTGNFRTVLQFVANVTREFEISDTDTRVGAVQYTYEQRLEFAFGQYNNKAELLNAIKRINYWSGGTSTGAAITYAADQLFSKSKPNKRKVMIVITDGRSYDDVRAPALAVHRQGVIAYSIGIAWAAQDELDYIATDPDKEHSFFVDEFDSLYKFVPKIIHNICQEYNSQPRN; from the exons ATGATCAGGGCATCAATCACTGCCATTTGCCTCG tgctcctcctctcctgtgctTGCCGGGCCAAGCCCAATGGATCAAAGACCAAGAAACCAAAGCAAG TTGTTCCAGACATAGAGTGTGATGTCAGGGCAGGAAAGATCAACCTCCCTGAGTTCATCGCCAAGTGTCCTGCACAATGCAAAGAGACAAAGCAGCAAGTCTACGGGACAGGCGTGTTCGCCTCCATCTCCAGCATCTGCAACGCTGCCATCCACAG TGGCGTCATCACAAACACGGGAGGAAAGGTGATCGTGAGGAAGATGGCTGGGCAGAATATTTATAAAGGCAGCAACTCCAATGGGGTGCGATCACTGACTCTCCCAAAATGGAGGGAGTCATTTGTTGTTTCAG tgggGAAGCCTAAGAAAGGAGTCATCTATCCTTCTTCACTGGACTATGTGCCTTCAAGACCAACCTATGTGAAATCAA GTCAAAGGGAGGCCAAATCCCCTGCGGTGACGACAGCACTGCCTACGACAACTGCACCTGCACCCACCACAACTACAACACCTGAACCCACCACCACAACTACCACCACACCCGTgccaaccaccaccaccaccacaccgcCACCCACGACCACCAAAGCACGAGCTGCTGTGCACAAAGTCAGGGACACAG GCAGCGGTCACCCATACCTTGCCTCTGTGGCAGCCGCGAGCTCAA GGAAGACACAAACTGTGCAAGGAAAGAGTCCCAGCCAAG TACTCAGAGGAGGTGCCTATCCAAGTAGATTTCCACAGCGTACCAGTGCAG GTCTGCGGAGACCAGAGCCGGGGTCTGCAATCAGAAGGCAGCTATCCTCTCCAGCTGGTCCAG CTCTTTCCAGAAGGGACTGGGCGCACGCCTCCTTTCCTCGTCCCGATTGGTTCACTGGAGCTCGAAGTCCATCAG ACGTTAGTCATGCAGGTCCAGACGCAGGATACACGTGGAGCGAGACAGACACACCTGAGATAAGCG CTCGGGATCACAGGCCTGATATGTCAGAGTATGAGCGCTGGTATTATAACTTTGGACCGCAAC CTCCACGAGCCCCTGACTCAGAGACCATCCGAAAGATGCCAGTGGACACAACCCAAACTCGAG TGGAGCCAGTGGATGCCTGGAAACCAGAAGCAAACATTTATGAATCAG gCTTTAGCGTGAGGGAGCAAGAGCCTCCACCTCGAGCATCTGAGCCTTCGTCACAGGGAGACCCAA ATTGTAAGGTGGACCTGGTCTTCCTGATGGACGGCAGCTGGAGCATTGGGAAGCGGCGTTTTAAGATCCAGAAGGACTTCCTGTCTGATGTGGCTCAGACCATCAACGTGGGTGTAAATGGACCCATGATGGGCATCATCCAATACGG GGATGACCCCATGACTGAGATCAGTCTGAAGACGTACTCCAGCTCCAGAGAGGTGAAGTCAGCCATAGGCAAGATTGTGCAGAAGGGAGGACTTTCAAATGTGG GAAAGGCCCTCTCCTACATCGATAAGCACTACTTCAGCGATGCCAATGGAAACCGAGGAGGCGCTCCTAACGTGGCTGTGGTGCTGGTGGACGGCTGGCCCACGGACAAGGTGGAGGAGGCGTCTCGACTCGCCCGTGAGTCTGGGATCAACATATTCTTCGTCACCATCGAGGGCCCTGatgagagtgagagacaaaACCTGGTTGAGGCAAACTTTGTAGACAAG GCCGTGTGTCGGACCAACGGCTACTACTCCCTGCCCGTGACCAGCTGGTTTGCCCTGAGGAAGACCGTGCAGCCCCTGGTGAAGCGAGTCTGCGACACAGACCGCCTGATGTGCAGCAAAACCTGCCTCAACGCCAATGACATCGCCTTCGTCATTGATGGATCCAGCAGCGTGGGAACGGGCAACTTCCGCACGGTGCTGCAGTTTGTCGCCAACGTCACACGGGAGTTTGAGATCTCTGACACGGACACGCGAGTCGGCGCCGTGCAGTACACGTACGAGCAAAGGCTGGAGTTTGCCTTCGGACAGTACAACAACAAGGCAGAGTTGCTGAATGCCATCAAACGCATCAACTACTGGAGCGGCGGGACCAGCACTGGTGCCGCCATCACCTACGCCGCAGATCAGCTCTTCAGCAAATCCAAACCCAACAAGCGCAAGGTCATGATCGTCATCACGGACGGTCGCTCCTATGATGACGTCAGGGCTCCTGCACTGGCCGTGCATCGCCAAG GTGTGATCGCTTACTCCATCGGCATCGCCTGGGCAGCCCAGGACGAGCTGGACTACATCGCCACAGACCCCGACAAGGAGCACTCCTTCTTTGTGGATGAGTTTGACAGCCTCTACAAGTTTGTGCCCAAGATCATCCACAACATCTGCCAGGAGTACAATTCACAGCCCAGGAACTGA